Proteins encoded together in one Vigna angularis cultivar LongXiaoDou No.4 chromosome 5, ASM1680809v1, whole genome shotgun sequence window:
- the LOC108340311 gene encoding protein WHAT'S THIS FACTOR 9, mitochondrial isoform X3 — protein sequence MALSSRHPHLFNHIRTFVNARVKWVRDPYLDNAVLKGKDLKQIISLKNQIISSPSKSLSMYTASQLKASLNLPTTTSKFIDKYHSVFTQFQPGPGLPPVVKLTPQAFSIHIEEMAVHNSPTNRQDTVQRLSRLLMLAGMTKLPLYVIEKLKWDMGLPHDYVTTLLADYPDYFNVCVVEDPSSGKEVLALELVSWRKELSVSELEMRARSLGISGDKRRHDIAFPLIFPKGFDLVKRVKTWVENWQKLPYVSPYEDAFHLDSNSDQAEKWTVAILHELLSLLVSKKTERENLLCFGECLGLALRFKKALVHHPGIFYISNKITTQTVVLREAYSKDFLVKKHPLVGMRYWYINLMGKT from the coding sequence ATGGCTCTTTCCTCCAGACATCCACATCTGTTCAACCATATCAGGACTTTTGTAAATGCAAGGGTCAAATGGGTTCGAGACCCATATCTTGATAATGCAGTCCTGAAAGGGAAAGATCTCAAGCAAATAATTTCTCTCAAGAACCAAATTATTTCATCTCCTTCCAAATCCCTCTCTATGTATACTGCTTCTCAATTGAAAGCTTCCCTCAACCTTCCCACTACGACTTCCAAATTCATTGACAAATACCATTCTGTCTTTACCCAATTTCAACCTGGTCCTGGTCTTCCTCCAGTTGTCAAACTCACACCTCAAGCCTTTTCCATCCATATAGAAGAAATGGCTGTTCATAACTCTCCTACTAATCGTCAAGACACTGTTCAGAGGCTCTCAAGGCTTTTAATGCTTGCTGGCATGACAAAATTGCCTCTCTATGTAATTGAGAAGCTAAAGTGGGATATGGGTCTTCCTCATGATTATGTGACAACCCTTTTGGCTGACTACCctgattattttaatgtttgcGTTGTGGAAGATCCGTCATCTGGAAAAGAGGTGCTTGCTTTAGAGCTTGTTTCATGGAGAAAAGAGCTTTCTGTGTCTGAGTTAGAAATGAGGGCAAGGAGCTTGGGCATTAGTGGAGATAAAAGAAGGCATGATATTGCATTTCCCTTAATTTTTCCGAAAGGTTTTGATTTAGTAAAGAGGGTGAAGACTTGGGTTGAGAATTGGCAAAAGTTGCCTTACGTTTCTCCATATGAAGATGCTTTTCATCTCGACTCAAATAGTGACCAAGCGGAGAAATGGACTGTCGCAATATTGCATGAGTTGCTTTCTCTTCTAGTGTCAAAGAAGACAGAAAGAGAAAATTTGCTTTGTTTTGGGGAGTGTTTGGGGTTGGCCTTAAGATTTAAAAAGGCTTTGGTTCATCATCCTGGTATATTTTACATTTCCAATAAGATTACGACTCAGACTGTTGTACTTAGAGAGGCTTATAGTAAGGATTTTTTGGTTAAGAAACATCCATTAGTGGGTATGAGATATTGGTACATTAATCTTATGGGCAAAACATAG
- the LOC108340311 gene encoding uncharacterized protein LOC108340311 isoform X1, producing MKIFSGWQRFVFGLPLFFLFAHLVFVMQLHKNSKMEERHKQLNKKFDHLVLGHMAGQGLSNRLQCQGTKALNRTHSSERRSGVDGSITFVTVFTIYNTSLNDVDDRSNTVVGNASYNKFGRSMALLNVFINFIQLAMPQSKVIILTDPVSVLSVQRNGVSLYPIQGEYSRDKLMLQRIRSYITFLETRLQQLSQKPRDVIHYIFTDSDIAVVDDLGHVFRDHPNFHLALTFRNNKAQPLNSGFIAVKGTQEAMLRAKLFLQEVLKVYSTKYRNASRMLGDQLALAWVVMSKPHFDARRFSKALAFSEDIGGTSVLFLPCSLYNWTPPEGAGQFHGLPLDVKVVHFKGSRKRLMLESWNFYSSYRDISDMLCLILGSGRTKYDF from the exons ATGAAAATATTCAGTGGATGGCAACGTTTTGTTTTTGGTCTTCCCTTGTTCTTCCTCTTTGCTCATCTGGTTTTTG TCATGCAATTACACAAAAACTCAAAAATGGAAGAACGGCACAAACAACTAAACAAGAAATTTGATCATCTAGTTCTTGGGCATATGGCTGGACAAGGCTTGTCAAATCGTTTGCAATGCCAAG GGACAAAAGCTCTTAATAGGACCCATTCTTCTGAAAGGAGATCAGGTGTAGATGGAAGTATCACATTTGTCACTGTCTTTACCATTTATAATACTTCTCTTAATGATGTAGACGACAGATCAAACACAGTGGTTGGCAATGCTTCATATAATAAGTTTGGCAGATCCATGGCTTTGTTGAATGTCTTCATTAATTTCATTCAG CTGGCAATGCCCCAGAGCAAAGTGATTATTCTAACAGATCCTGTGTCTGTCCTCTCAGTGCAAAGAAACGGGGTCTCTCTGTATCCTATACAAGGTGAATATTCCCGAGACAAGTTGATGCTCCAAAGGATCAGGTCTTACATT ACCTTTTTAGAAACAAGGCTCCAGCAACTTTCTCAGAAGCCGAGGGATGTCATCCATTACATCTTCACTGACTCTGATATAGCAGTGGTTGATGATCTAGGGCATGTTTTTCGTGACCATCCTAATTTTCATCTGGCTCTGACCTTTAGGAACAATAAGGCTCAACCTTTGAATTCAGGATTCATTGCAGTTAAGGGTACCCAGGAAGCAATGTTAAG GGCAAAGCTTTTCCTACAAGAGGTCTTGAAAGTTTACAGCACGAAGTATAGAAATGCTTCTCGCATGCTGGGTGATCAGTTAGCTCTTGCTTGGGTTGTGATGTCAAAACCTCATTTTGACGCCAGAAGGTTTTCCAAAGCGCTTGCTTTCTCAGAAGATATTGGGGGTACTTCAGTATTGTTCTTACCTTGTTCTCTGTACAATTGGACTCCGCCTGAGGGTGCTGGTCAATTTCATGGCTTGCCATTGGATGTTAAG GTTGTTCATTTTAAAGGATCAAGAAAACGTCTAATGCTCGAATCTTGGAATTTTTATTCCTCGTATCGTGATATTTCCGACATGTTATGTCTCATTTTGGGAAGTGGAAGAACCAAATATGATTTTTGA
- the LOC108340311 gene encoding uncharacterized protein LOC108340311 isoform X2, with protein MKIFSGWQRFVFGLPLFFLFAHLVFVMQLHKNSKMEERHKQLNKKFDHLVLGHMAGQGLSNRLQCQGTKALNRTHSSERRSDDRSNTVVGNASYNKFGRSMALLNVFINFIQLAMPQSKVIILTDPVSVLSVQRNGVSLYPIQGEYSRDKLMLQRIRSYITFLETRLQQLSQKPRDVIHYIFTDSDIAVVDDLGHVFRDHPNFHLALTFRNNKAQPLNSGFIAVKGTQEAMLRAKLFLQEVLKVYSTKYRNASRMLGDQLALAWVVMSKPHFDARRFSKALAFSEDIGGTSVLFLPCSLYNWTPPEGAGQFHGLPLDVKVVHFKGSRKRLMLESWNFYSSYRDISDMLCLILGSGRTKYDF; from the exons ATGAAAATATTCAGTGGATGGCAACGTTTTGTTTTTGGTCTTCCCTTGTTCTTCCTCTTTGCTCATCTGGTTTTTG TCATGCAATTACACAAAAACTCAAAAATGGAAGAACGGCACAAACAACTAAACAAGAAATTTGATCATCTAGTTCTTGGGCATATGGCTGGACAAGGCTTGTCAAATCGTTTGCAATGCCAAG GGACAAAAGCTCTTAATAGGACCCATTCTTCTGAAAGGAGATCAG ACGACAGATCAAACACAGTGGTTGGCAATGCTTCATATAATAAGTTTGGCAGATCCATGGCTTTGTTGAATGTCTTCATTAATTTCATTCAG CTGGCAATGCCCCAGAGCAAAGTGATTATTCTAACAGATCCTGTGTCTGTCCTCTCAGTGCAAAGAAACGGGGTCTCTCTGTATCCTATACAAGGTGAATATTCCCGAGACAAGTTGATGCTCCAAAGGATCAGGTCTTACATT ACCTTTTTAGAAACAAGGCTCCAGCAACTTTCTCAGAAGCCGAGGGATGTCATCCATTACATCTTCACTGACTCTGATATAGCAGTGGTTGATGATCTAGGGCATGTTTTTCGTGACCATCCTAATTTTCATCTGGCTCTGACCTTTAGGAACAATAAGGCTCAACCTTTGAATTCAGGATTCATTGCAGTTAAGGGTACCCAGGAAGCAATGTTAAG GGCAAAGCTTTTCCTACAAGAGGTCTTGAAAGTTTACAGCACGAAGTATAGAAATGCTTCTCGCATGCTGGGTGATCAGTTAGCTCTTGCTTGGGTTGTGATGTCAAAACCTCATTTTGACGCCAGAAGGTTTTCCAAAGCGCTTGCTTTCTCAGAAGATATTGGGGGTACTTCAGTATTGTTCTTACCTTGTTCTCTGTACAATTGGACTCCGCCTGAGGGTGCTGGTCAATTTCATGGCTTGCCATTGGATGTTAAG GTTGTTCATTTTAAAGGATCAAGAAAACGTCTAATGCTCGAATCTTGGAATTTTTATTCCTCGTATCGTGATATTTCCGACATGTTATGTCTCATTTTGGGAAGTGGAAGAACCAAATATGATTTTTGA
- the LOC108340311 gene encoding uncharacterized protein LOC108340311 isoform X4 yields MKIFSGWQRFVFGLPLFFLFAHLVFGTKALNRTHSSERRSGVDGSITFVTVFTIYNTSLNDVDDRSNTVVGNASYNKFGRSMALLNVFINFIQLAMPQSKVIILTDPVSVLSVQRNGVSLYPIQGEYSRDKLMLQRIRSYITFLETRLQQLSQKPRDVIHYIFTDSDIAVVDDLGHVFRDHPNFHLALTFRNNKAQPLNSGFIAVKGTQEAMLRAKLFLQEVLKVYSTKYRNASRMLGDQLALAWVVMSKPHFDARRFSKALAFSEDIGGTSVLFLPCSLYNWTPPEGAGQFHGLPLDVKVVHFKGSRKRLMLESWNFYSSYRDISDMLCLILGSGRTKYDF; encoded by the exons ATGAAAATATTCAGTGGATGGCAACGTTTTGTTTTTGGTCTTCCCTTGTTCTTCCTCTTTGCTCATCTGGTTTTTG GGACAAAAGCTCTTAATAGGACCCATTCTTCTGAAAGGAGATCAGGTGTAGATGGAAGTATCACATTTGTCACTGTCTTTACCATTTATAATACTTCTCTTAATGATGTAGACGACAGATCAAACACAGTGGTTGGCAATGCTTCATATAATAAGTTTGGCAGATCCATGGCTTTGTTGAATGTCTTCATTAATTTCATTCAG CTGGCAATGCCCCAGAGCAAAGTGATTATTCTAACAGATCCTGTGTCTGTCCTCTCAGTGCAAAGAAACGGGGTCTCTCTGTATCCTATACAAGGTGAATATTCCCGAGACAAGTTGATGCTCCAAAGGATCAGGTCTTACATT ACCTTTTTAGAAACAAGGCTCCAGCAACTTTCTCAGAAGCCGAGGGATGTCATCCATTACATCTTCACTGACTCTGATATAGCAGTGGTTGATGATCTAGGGCATGTTTTTCGTGACCATCCTAATTTTCATCTGGCTCTGACCTTTAGGAACAATAAGGCTCAACCTTTGAATTCAGGATTCATTGCAGTTAAGGGTACCCAGGAAGCAATGTTAAG GGCAAAGCTTTTCCTACAAGAGGTCTTGAAAGTTTACAGCACGAAGTATAGAAATGCTTCTCGCATGCTGGGTGATCAGTTAGCTCTTGCTTGGGTTGTGATGTCAAAACCTCATTTTGACGCCAGAAGGTTTTCCAAAGCGCTTGCTTTCTCAGAAGATATTGGGGGTACTTCAGTATTGTTCTTACCTTGTTCTCTGTACAATTGGACTCCGCCTGAGGGTGCTGGTCAATTTCATGGCTTGCCATTGGATGTTAAG GTTGTTCATTTTAAAGGATCAAGAAAACGTCTAATGCTCGAATCTTGGAATTTTTATTCCTCGTATCGTGATATTTCCGACATGTTATGTCTCATTTTGGGAAGTGGAAGAACCAAATATGATTTTTGA
- the LOC108340311 gene encoding protein WHAT'S THIS FACTOR 9, mitochondrial isoform X5 yields the protein MALSSRHPHLFNHIRTFVNARVKWVRDPYLDNAVLKGKDLKQIISLKNQIISSPSKSLSMYTASQLKASLNLPTTTSKFIDKYHSVFTQFQPGPGLPPVVKLTPQAFSIHIEEMAVHNSPTNRQDTVQRLSRLLMLAGMTKLPLYVIEKLKWDMGLPHDYVTTLLADYPDYFNVCVVEDPSSGKEVLALELVSWRKELSVSELEMRARSLGISGDKRRHDIAFPLIFPKGFDLVKRVKTWVENWQKLPYVSPYEDAFHLDSNSDQAEKWTVAILHELLSLLVSKKTERENLLCFGECLGLALRFKKALVHHPGWSGCLPFLDWLKFYELQAQ from the exons ATGGCTCTTTCCTCCAGACATCCACATCTGTTCAACCATATCAGGACTTTTGTAAATGCAAGGGTCAAATGGGTTCGAGACCCATATCTTGATAATGCAGTCCTGAAAGGGAAAGATCTCAAGCAAATAATTTCTCTCAAGAACCAAATTATTTCATCTCCTTCCAAATCCCTCTCTATGTATACTGCTTCTCAATTGAAAGCTTCCCTCAACCTTCCCACTACGACTTCCAAATTCATTGACAAATACCATTCTGTCTTTACCCAATTTCAACCTGGTCCTGGTCTTCCTCCAGTTGTCAAACTCACACCTCAAGCCTTTTCCATCCATATAGAAGAAATGGCTGTTCATAACTCTCCTACTAATCGTCAAGACACTGTTCAGAGGCTCTCAAGGCTTTTAATGCTTGCTGGCATGACAAAATTGCCTCTCTATGTAATTGAGAAGCTAAAGTGGGATATGGGTCTTCCTCATGATTATGTGACAACCCTTTTGGCTGACTACCctgattattttaatgtttgcGTTGTGGAAGATCCGTCATCTGGAAAAGAGGTGCTTGCTTTAGAGCTTGTTTCATGGAGAAAAGAGCTTTCTGTGTCTGAGTTAGAAATGAGGGCAAGGAGCTTGGGCATTAGTGGAGATAAAAGAAGGCATGATATTGCATTTCCCTTAATTTTTCCGAAAGGTTTTGATTTAGTAAAGAGGGTGAAGACTTGGGTTGAGAATTGGCAAAAGTTGCCTTACGTTTCTCCATATGAAGATGCTTTTCATCTCGACTCAAATAGTGACCAAGCGGAGAAATGGACTGTCGCAATATTGCATGAGTTGCTTTCTCTTCTAGTGTCAAAGAAGACAGAAAGAGAAAATTTGCTTTGTTTTGGGGAGTGTTTGGGGTTGGCCTTAAGATTTAAAAAGGCTTTGGTTCATCATCCTG GGTGGAGCGGATGTTTGCCATTCCTTGACTGGCTAAAGTTTTATGAGTTGCAAGCACAGTGA
- the LOC108340060 gene encoding uncharacterized protein LOC108340060 encodes MLEGKAVIGETDMLQTMQQDAMDLASKALDVFDVTEAIEIARFIKKEFDRMHGPGWQCIVGTDFGSFVTHCCGCFIYFCLGNLAILLFRGSAAPEAHENQFSALEAAKA; translated from the exons ATGCTTGAAGGCAAGGCTGTGATTGGTGAGACTGACATGCTTCAGACCATGCAGCAAGACGCCATGGATTTAGCTTCCAAAGCACTTGATGTCTTTGATGTCACTGAAGCCATTGAGATTGCCAGATTTATAAAGAAg GAATTTGATAGGATGCATGGACCTGGTTGGCAGTGTATTGTAGGAACTGATTTTGGTTCATTTGTGACCCACTGTTGTGGCTGTTTTATCTATTTCTGTTTAGGTAACTTAGCCATTTTGCTCTTCAGGGGCTCAGCTGCTCCAGAGGCACATGAAAATCAGTTCTCAGCTCTAGAGGCAGCCAAagcataa
- the LOC108340311 gene encoding protein WHAT'S THIS FACTOR 9, mitochondrial isoform X6: MALSSRHPHLFNHIRTFVNARVKWVRDPYLDNAVLKGKDLKQIISLKNQIISSPSKSLSMYTASQLKASLNLPTTTSKFIDKYHSVFTQFQPGPGLPPVVKLTPQAFSIHIEEMAVHNSPTNRQDTVQRLSRLLMLAGMTKLPLYVIEKLKWDMGLPHDYVTTLLADYPDYFNVCVVEDPSSGKEVLALELVSWRKELSVSELEMRARSLGISGDKRRHDIAFPLIFPKGFDLVKRVKTWVENWQKLPYVSPYEDAFHLDSNSDQAEKWTVAILHELLSLLVSKKTERENLLCFGECLGLALRFKKALVHHPVVNNHIRVERMFAIP; this comes from the exons ATGGCTCTTTCCTCCAGACATCCACATCTGTTCAACCATATCAGGACTTTTGTAAATGCAAGGGTCAAATGGGTTCGAGACCCATATCTTGATAATGCAGTCCTGAAAGGGAAAGATCTCAAGCAAATAATTTCTCTCAAGAACCAAATTATTTCATCTCCTTCCAAATCCCTCTCTATGTATACTGCTTCTCAATTGAAAGCTTCCCTCAACCTTCCCACTACGACTTCCAAATTCATTGACAAATACCATTCTGTCTTTACCCAATTTCAACCTGGTCCTGGTCTTCCTCCAGTTGTCAAACTCACACCTCAAGCCTTTTCCATCCATATAGAAGAAATGGCTGTTCATAACTCTCCTACTAATCGTCAAGACACTGTTCAGAGGCTCTCAAGGCTTTTAATGCTTGCTGGCATGACAAAATTGCCTCTCTATGTAATTGAGAAGCTAAAGTGGGATATGGGTCTTCCTCATGATTATGTGACAACCCTTTTGGCTGACTACCctgattattttaatgtttgcGTTGTGGAAGATCCGTCATCTGGAAAAGAGGTGCTTGCTTTAGAGCTTGTTTCATGGAGAAAAGAGCTTTCTGTGTCTGAGTTAGAAATGAGGGCAAGGAGCTTGGGCATTAGTGGAGATAAAAGAAGGCATGATATTGCATTTCCCTTAATTTTTCCGAAAGGTTTTGATTTAGTAAAGAGGGTGAAGACTTGGGTTGAGAATTGGCAAAAGTTGCCTTACGTTTCTCCATATGAAGATGCTTTTCATCTCGACTCAAATAGTGACCAAGCGGAGAAATGGACTGTCGCAATATTGCATGAGTTGCTTTCTCTTCTAGTGTCAAAGAAGACAGAAAGAGAAAATTTGCTTTGTTTTGGGGAGTGTTTGGGGTTGGCCTTAAGATTTAAAAAGGCTTTGGTTCATCATCCTG TTGTTAATAATCACATCAGGGTGGAGCGGATGTTTGCCATTCCTTGA